In Verrucomicrobiales bacterium, the genomic stretch ATCGTTGGGCCGCTGGCCACTCAGCTGAACGGCGCGGACAAAACTTCCCTGAGCAACCGCCTCACAGGTCTCCGAGAGGATCTCGCGAGAGGCCCGCCGACTGAGGGCCCACCACCACAGACCTCGCTCCGCCACCACCACCAGCGCGGCGAGCAAACAGAGCAGAATCGGCCACATGATGGGACCCCCCTTCAGGAAAAAGTCCACAACGACGTTGGCGAGCATGGGATGGATCATAACGATTTAGGGAGCGAGTTCAAAACGAATCGAGACTTCGTACAGACGAAGCGGGCCAGGGCGGAACTTCCAACGATCCCGCACCGTCCGCAGCGCCGCCTGGGTCAGAATGGGCCACGGCGCGGGCCTGATCGCCTCGGCAGCCACAACGTGGCCGTCCGGGCCGACCGTAAAACGAACACCCACAGTTCCCTGCTGCCCCTGTCGACGCGCCGTCATCGGATACTCGGGCGCGGGTTGCCTTCCTTCCCCCTGTCCGTATTGCAGCTGCTGGACGGCCGGGACCGAAACCGGGACTGCCGGGGTGGCTGTGGGTGTAACCACCGGCGCTTGACGAACCAGGGAGGCCTGCGCGGCGTTCACGACCCGAACCGGGCCTTCGACGGGTATCGGAAATGCAATCGCCGGACTGGGCTCGGCGACAGCGATGGCGGCCGGTGCCGGCACGGGCATGGACTTCTGCGGCAGCGTGGGTGGCATCGCCGCCGGTGGCGGCGATGCCGGAAGTTCCGGCGAAGGCAGGGGCTCCGTGGTCAATTCCACACTCAGAAACTCGGCCTGAACGGGGGCTCGTGGCGGTGCGGGAGGCAGTGGAGTCGGATAGGACAACCAGGCACCCATCCCCGCCACCCCTGAAACGAACAACCAAAGGACCAGGGTAAAGATGGCGGACCAGTCCGCGTCCTCCGGATGACAGCTCAGCTGGCGCCGTTCGGGGCCAGTTGAGGTCGATTTCGAATGGAGCTGGGTCGAAGTCACAGGTTTTCTCGGAGCGCATCGGGTGGTCCGTTGGCTACTGCGCTGTTCTCGCGACGCGACCTAAATCGACGCCACGCCAGCGCGAAGCCGGTCCAAACCAGAACCGCCCCACCCAGGGAAGCCAGGGCAGCCACGAACTTGCCAACCATTCCCAGCGCTTCGCCCGTGTGAAGGAATCGAAACCACATCCGGAGCTTACGTCCGGAGTTAAACTCGGCATATCCCTCGCGTTTCAGCACTGCGCCCGTATAGGGATCGAGCCACAGCTGAACGCTCCCGTATTGAGGCAGAGCCCCTCGCTCCCGGAGCGAGAAGTTCACAGCGGGAACGTTGTCCGGCCCTTTGCTGGCCTCGCCTTTACCCTCGCCTTCTCGCGGACCGCGAGCGGAGCCGCCGCGGTCCGCCGACGGAGCACCACCACCACGACGGTCGTTCGAGCCTAAGCGCAGGGTCAGAAGGTCCCACTGCGGAACTGCCTGCTGAGCGATCGCCGCCAAGGCCGCGTAGGTGAGCGGCTGGGTCGGCACCTCAGGTTTGCCAACGGTCACCGCTCCCGCTCCCGCAGGCCCACCAGGACCCGCGGCGGCCGGCGGTGGCGGAGATCCCGCCACACGGTGCAGGAGATCGGACGCCCAACGATAGGAAATCACCATGCCCGTGAGCGTGAGCACGATCAACACGGGCGAAAGCCAGAATCCGACCACTGTATGCCAGTTCCAATCCCGAGCCTTGCCGCGGGCCTGCCAGCGGAAGTGGACAACCGACTTGATCGATTCGATCGACCACTTCCGCGGCACCCACAGAATCAGTCCGGAAATCGCCAGGAACAGAAAAGCCACATTCGCTGCACCGGTGATCGCCTTGCCGACCGATCGACCCTGGTCATCGCGACCGAGCCACCGATGCCAATCCGTCAGCACGCGCATCAAGCTGCGCGTGCCCGCGGCTCCTGGATCGACCATCGCTCCGGTATACGGGTTCATGTAAGCAGATTCGTACCGGCCATACGACAGCACCACCGCCTGGCCCGGATCAAAGGACACTGCCAGAGAAGTCGGCTTTTTGCCAGGCCGATCGAGTTCTGCCCGCCTCAGCATTGCATCGACCGACAGCGGTTTGATCCCTGGAATCGGCTCCACCCTCCTCAGGCCAGCCTCGCCGAACCCGATGGCCTCCTTCTCGAAGGCGATGGCCGCTCCGGTCACGCACAGCATGAGGATAACCACCCCCGCTACCACCCCAACCACCAGGTGGGCCCAGAACAAGAGTTTACGCAGCATCATGATCCTCTCAAAGCTCCGCCCATTGGCGCAGCAGGTTGTGGTAAACACCCGTCAGTTGAACGGCCGTTTGCTCAGCGGTGGCGTTCCCCGCGAGGTCTCGGCTCAGCCGCTGAACGCTCAGGTCCAAATCAAAAAGCAGCGATCGGTGCCCATCGTCGCGGACCATGCTCTGGATCCAAAAGAACGAGCAGACCCGAGCCCCTCGGGTCACCGGCGTCACGTGATGAAGGCTCGTTGACGGGTAGAGAACCAGGTACCCGGGAGGCAGCTTAACCCGCTGCACGCCATAGGTGTCCTCCACGCAAAGCTCGCCGCCATCATACTCTTCGGGCCCAGCAAAAAAGAGGGTCGCCGACAGATCCGTCCGAATCCGGTGCGCGGTTCCGGGCACTTGACGAATGGCATTGTCCACATGAGTTCCAAAGGACTGTCCGCCCGAATACCGGTTGAAGAGCGGCGGGAAAACCCGCAACGGAAGGGCAGCGGACAAAAAGACCGAGTGTCGTCCCAGCGCGCCGAGGATCATCTCGCCGAGTTGGGCGGCGATGGGATGCCCCTCGGGAATCTGGACGTTGTCCTTGGCTTTGGCCGACTGGTGGCCGGCGGTGACTTTGCCGTCCACCCAATCGGCCTGGTCCAGGAGTTGGCGTGCCTGCTTAACCTGGTCGCCATTGAGAACCTCGGGAATGGTCAACAACATAGGGGAGTGGGATTTAGAATTTGAACGACGCGGTCAGAATCGCCGAGCGCCCCGCGCCAGGAATGGCATGCCCACCGCCCACTCGGTCGATGTACTCCTTGTCCCACAGATTCGAAACGTTCACTCGAATATCGATATGATCATTCGCTTTCCATGAAACAAAACCATCCTGCAGCCAATAACCCGCCACCGACTGCTTTTCGACATTGTGCGAGAAGCGCTCATCCACAAAAAACACGCCAGTACCAAGGGTGAACCGCCACGGCAGCTCATAGGTGGTCGAAATGCTCGCGGTCTGTTCGGGGGTATTGTTGAGGCGATGGCCCTGCTCGCGAATGGCGACTCCATCGTAGGTCGTGACAGTCGACGATTTAAGAATCTCGCTGTCCATGAAGGCGTAGCCCCCGTAGATACTCCACCGCTCGGTCACTCGGCCGGAGACGCCCAACTCAATCCCCTGAACTCGCACTTTCCCGGTGGTGCTCACCACGCTGGTGATGGGATCCGTGTTTCGATAATTGTCCTTGTCGGTTCGAAACACCGCAGCGCTCACCGACAGCCGTTCCCGGAACAGATCCCATTTGGTTCCCAACTCATAGCTCCGCCCCAACTCGGGATCCAGGATCGCGTTGTTGGCAGCCAGGGTGAGGCCTTCGGCCGATGGGTTGAACGAGGTCCCGTAGCCAAAGTAAACGCTCCCGTGGGGCAGAGGCTTGTAAACCAAGCCGCTTCTCCACGTGGGCTCGATGTCGGTGCGGGCCAGCGTCGTGGTCACCCCATTGGTCGCACGCTGATGGTAAGTGGTCGAAAACACATCGCCTCGCAAGCCGGCGGTGAAGAGCCATTTCTCAGAGAGTTCGATGGTATCAAACACCGACAAGCCAGCCGCATCCACAATCGCCTGGTTCCGCGCACCGGTCCGGAAGTACGGATGGAACAGATCCGACGAGCTGGGCGAAAGCGGGTTGCTGAGCTGGGCTGGGTAGGGAAAGGCGGTGCCAACCGTGGAGGACCGCAGATAGTTGGCTTCCGTCTCGTGACTGTACTCGAAGCTAGTGACCAGCGTGTGCCCCAGCTTGCCGGTTTCAAACTCGGTCCGAAGATCCGTCTGGTTGGAAAAGACATCCGTGACTTGATCCCGGGACTGAAACTCGTGATTCAATCCATACAGTGCCCCGTCGCTGCCCGTAACCACTCGTCCCGATCCCAGGTCATAGGGCCCATAGAGCGGATCCGCCGTAGGATTCCGGATGATCCGTGGAGCGGTGATCACCGAGTCCCGATCCGTCCGCCCGTATCGGGTTTGATTCTGCAGTTTTACCGTATCCGTGAAGTCATGTTCGAAGCGGAGCCCGGCGATGTCGTTCACCAAATCCTCGAAATCACGGTCCACCAGGCCCAGAAAACTATCGTAGGGCAAGGGGGCAATCCTACCGACGGCGCTCCGGCCCCCGTAGGGATTGTTGCGACTGCTCACAAAGGGAAGTCCATATCCCGCCAAGTTGTTTTCCTGAAGATGCAGATAGCTCAACACCGCCCGGGTCCGGGTGCCCAACCCGAGCGCGAGGGTGGGATTCAAAGCCCACCGATGGTCGTGAATCCAGTCGCGGCCGGCGAAATCCTGATCATGGTAGAGCCCGTTCAAACGGAAGGCCGCCCCCTCGAGACCCAGCTTGCTGAGCTGTGGGATGGGCTGGTTGAAATCGAGAGTGCCTCGATAGTAATCGTCGGAACCGTAGCTCAACGATCCGCCATAGAACGGGTTCAGCTTGGGAGTCTTGGCGACCATGTTGACCGAACCGCCGGTCGAACCCCGACCGGAATACGTCGAATTCGGGCCTTTAAAGATCTCCACCTGCTCGACATTGAAGGCGTCGCGGGTATAGCCGCCGACGTCTCTAACCCCGTCGACGAACAGGTCGGTACGCGCGGCAAATCCACGGATGGTGAGCTGATCCCCGGCCGGCACCCCGCCCTCCCCGGCTTGAAAGCTGATGCCCGGCACGTTTCGCAGAACGTCCCGCAAGGTGGTCGCGTTCTGATCTTCAATGACCTGCCTGGGAACCACGTTCACTGTTTGTGGAGTGTCCCGCAGCGCGGTCACGATCTTGGGAGAAGCGACCGACTCGGGTTTGTACCCGGGGTCCTGCTCGCCCTTGACCACCACCTCCGGAAGCACGGACGGACCATTCGTTCCTGTCGCTGTTCCCGAGGCGGGCCTGGAGCCCACCAAGGAGGATGTCCCCTGCCCTGATGAGGCATAAGGGCAGAGCGCCGCCGCGCTCAATGTCGTCAGGAATGCCAATGCGGGTGACCCGCAACGACGGGTCAACAAGCTGGAGCCCTCGGCTTCCTCTCGGTCGTTAATCAGATTCAACATAGGAAAAGGGACGATTCACCATCCGATCGCCAAGGGAACTGCCCATGATCCGATCAAATGCGAGAAACATCATGCACACATACCCCCGGGTCCGCCTCTGCGTGGTTGCGATAGATTGTCGTTGTCTTGCGGTCGGAATCGAAATCTCCCGCGCTTCCCGGCAACGGCGTCCAACAGGCGACTCGATAGGGATTCCATGGCCGCCTTAACGTAAGGTCTCGCCCCTCAGGGCCGCTTTCGCAGCGCCTTTGATTTGCGCAACTGGCCGCCAAAGAATAGCAACCCCGCGGATGTGCTGCGCACAAAAGCCTGGTATGACACGGACATGTGCTCACGAACGTCTCAGAACCATGGATCATATTGAGAAACCCGAAAGCAGCCGATCACCAGGCGAGGTCCTCTTGCATCTCAGGGAGGCGGAGCGGTGCCTGGCCGCCGGGACAGCCTCAAGCCTCGCCTCAGGCTTGGCGGCGACGGATACGGCCCTGCGATGGCTCCAGGGGCCTGTCATCTCAAGCGATGATTCGGTTGTCTGGCTGAAGGCCACGGCCTTGCTTCTGCGCGGCAACTGCCTCCGCGAAATCGGAACCAGCCAAAGCAGGACGGCCGCCTTGTCCTCCTACGACGAGGCTCAGCGTATGTTGAGCGAGCGAGACTCGGCGCAGCGAATCGACGTCCGCAATTTTCTAGCCAATGTTTGGACCAATCGGGGGATCGCACTCATGAACGAAGGCGGCTTCGACAACCTGACGCAATCCATCCGCTCGTTCGACAAGGCCATCGAGTGTCGCCGGGCTTATCCTCCCGACGTAGATCCCTGGATCCGCTACGGCCTGGCCGCTGGATGGATGAACCGAGGCGATGCCCTCACGCGACTCGGAGGCACGAACAACCTCGAACTCGCCCTCACCGCCTACGATGAAGCCTTAGGGGTCATGCTGAGTTTTCCCCCACAGGCAGCGGCGGCCTTTCGCCAGCGAACCGCCATCGCATGGATGAACCGAGGGATCACCCTCCAAGCCTTCGCAACTGAGGACGCCCAACGTGAGGCGATCGACTGTTTCGAGCAAGCAGACGCATGCCTGGAGGGTTTGGCGGAGACCGGAGACAGCGCGCAGATCCGAGCGGCTGTCTCCATGAATCACGCCAACGCGCTCCTCCAATCCGGAATCCCGAATCCAACCCAGGCCTGCAAGTCCGCCCGCAAAGCAATAAGCTACTCTCACGGCGCTGAGCGGCAGCACCTCCGATCCGCGGAGGTCGGGTTGAAGGCCCGTTACATACTCTGCCAGGCTTTGACTTGCCTGATCGGGGAGCACCCAGATGGCGCGACGAGGGATCCGTTATTCGCAGAGGCCACCGACGCGGTGGATGAAGGAATGGAACTCATTCGGCATTGGACTGCGAGTGGATCGCCGTTGTCGCGGACAATAGCCAATGATCTGTTCCGTTTTGGAGCGAGAGTGTACCAAGCGTATCAGCCCCATTTCCTAACGGAGTTCCTGCTCGAAACTCTCGAACCGCAACCCTCGCCAGCAGCTTCAGAACCAAATCCAGAGATGCACCTCACGGCCGTGGAAGCGATCTGGCAAGAGCTGAGAAAAGTAAGCAGGAATGGCTTCAAGATGGTTAGCAAGCCTGAGTTCGATTCGCTCTTGGACCAACTTCGGCTGCTACGGGTCGCGGACGAGCGGCTGACCAAACTGCGCGAGCAGAGTTCCTAGCTCCCTTCTCTCAGTGCGCATGAGGCGAGGCGGCCGATCGTTAACAATCTCTTAACACTTTTGAACCGCTTCTTAACTACCCAAATCTGTCCAATGGACGCACCTTCACTGCATGGAAACTCTTCGTGAGAAACACGTCCCCCAACGGGGATACGGAAGGCACGCTATGATGGATGCGATCTACGTTGGACTCATGTTCCTATTTTTTGTCGCCTGCAGCCGCTATGTACGGTGGGTGGAGAAACTCTGAAACACGCCTATGGAAACCATGCTGCTCGGGAGCGTCGCGCTCCTGCTGTTCGTTTACCTGTTCACGGCCATGGTTCAACCCGAAAAGTTTTAAGGACTACCTATGGGCACCTCGGGCTGGATTCAACTCACCTTGTTTGTTATCGTCTTGGCTGCCGTTACCAAGCCGATGGGGCTCTACCTTGTTCAGGCCCTCGATGCGGATGGCAAGACCTGGTTCGATCGGATCCTGCGACCGGTCGAACGGCTGACCTACCGCGCGATGGGAATGGACGCGCGCCAGGAACAGGACTGGAAGCAATACACCTTCGCCATGCTGGTGTTCAGCCTGGTCGGATGCCTGTTCACCTACGCCATTCTACGGCTTCAACATCTCCTTCCGCTCAACCCGCAAGGATTCGGCGCGCTCAGCGAGGATCTCGCGTTCAACACTGCGGTGAGCTTTACGACCAACACAAACTGGCAAAGTTACGGGGGGGAGACAACCTTGTCCTATCTGTCCCAGATGGTGGGCCTCACCTTTCACAACTTCGTGTCGGCCGCCACCGGGATCGCCATCGCCGCTGCGTTGGTTCGGGGAATTTCGCGGCATTCGGCGAGCACGCTGGGCAACTTCTGGGTGGACCTGGTCCGGACAACCTATTATCTGCTCCTGCCCATGTGCGTGGTCTTCGCCGCGGTCCTGATCTCCCAGGGGATGATCCAGAACTTCGAGCCCTACACGACCGCGAAGCTCACCGAGACCTACACGGTCCAGGTTCCAAAATCCGACGACCGAGGCCTGCCAGTGATGATCGATCAGATCGTGGAGGAGCAGACCATCGTTCAAGGCCCCATGGCGTCGCAGGTGGCCATCAAGATGCTCGGTACCAATGGCGGCGGATACGTCAACGCCAATGCCGCGCACGGTTTCGAGAACCCGACACCGCTGTCGAACTTCCTGCAGATGCTCTCCATCTTTGTCATCGGCAGCGGCCTGACGTATTACCTGGGCCGGATGGTCAAGAATCAGAAACACGGATGGACGGTGTGGGCCACGATGATGGTGCTCTTCCTGACCGGAACCATGGCCTGCTGGTGGGCGGAATCAGCGGGAAACCCAATCCATCACCAACTGGGATTGGCCTCCAGCGACGGCAACATGGAGGGCAAGGAGGTGCGTTTTGGCATCTTCAATTCCGCCCTGTTCGCGACGGTGACCACCGCCGCTTCTTGCGGCGCCGTGAACTCCATGCATGACTCTTTCACGCCGTTGGGTGGGTTTGTTCCGCTCTTCAACATGCAGCTCGGCGAGATCATCATTGGCGGCGTGGGCGCCGGACTTTATGGAATGCTGGTCTTCGTCGTGTTGGCCGTCTTTATCGCCGGCCTCATGGTCGGAAGGACGCCCGAATATTTGGGCAAAAGGATCGAAGCCTACGAGGTCAAGATGGCGATGCTGACACTGCTCATCCTGGCCGTCTCGATCCTGGGATTGTCCTCCTGGGCTGCGGTCAGTGCCTGGGGAACCGCCGGGCTGAACAATCAAGGACCCCACGGGCTCGGGGAGATGCTCTACGCCTTTAGTTCAGCGACCGCCAACAACGGCAGCGCGTTTGCTGGGCTCACCGCCAATACCGTCTGGTATAACACCACCCTCGGGCTGGCCATGTTGATAGGCCGGTTTGCCATGATCGTGCCCATCCTGGGCCTGGCGGGATCGCTCGGCAGAAAAAAGATCTCTCCGCCCAGCGCCGGCACTTTCCCGGTTTCAGGGGGCACCTTCATGATTTTGCTGCTGGGGACCGTATTGCTAGTCGGTGCTCTGAACTTTCTACCGGCGCTGGCACTCGGGCCGGTGGTCGAGCACTTCCTCATGCATCAAGGAAAGCTGTTCTAAGAACTGTCTCACGAACGCTCGCCCCCTATGACTTCGAAACCAACTTCCCTGCTGGATTGGAAAATCGTCGGTCCTGCCATTGGCGACTCCTTCGTTAAATTGGATCCGCGCCTGATGATCAAAAACCCGGTGATGTTCGTAACGATGGTCGAGGCCGCCCTGACTACCGTCAGCATCTTCACTTCCTCGGACGAACGAGGTTTCGTCGCTCAGCTAGCCGTTTGGCTATGGTTCACGGTTCTTTTCGCAAATTTCGCCGAAGCAGTGGCCGAGGGCCGGGGAAAGGCCCAGGCGGAGAGCTTGCGCAAGGCGCGGAAAGAGACCACGGCACGTCGTCTGCGCAACGGGCGAGAGGAAGCCATCCCGGCACCCAGCCTCATGAAGGGCGATATCGTGGTCTGCGAGACGGGGGATGTCATCCCGGCCGATGGCGATGTCATTGAAGGCATCGCGACCGTGGACGAGGCGGCTATCACGGGCGAATCGGCCCCCGTCATCCGGGAAAGCGGCGGCGACCGAAGTGCCGTCACCGGAGGAACCCGCGTCCTGAGTGATCGCATTCTCATCCGCGTGACCATGGAGCGGGGCCAGGGCTTCCTGGACCGCATGATCGGTCTCGTGGAGGGCGCCCAACGCCAGAAGACACCGAATGAGATTGCCCTCACCATTCTCTTGGCGGCCTTGACCTTCATCTTCCTGCTGGTCTGCGTAACGCTCAAACCGTTCGGCATCTACTCAGGTGCGGTCTTCTCCGCGCCCGTGCTGATCGCACTCCTGGTTTGCCTCATCCCCACGACCATCGGCGGACTGCTCAGTGCCATCGGCATCGCCGGAATGGACCGCGTGCTGCAACGGAATGTGTTGGCGATGAGCGGGCGGGCCGTCGAGGCGGCGGGCGACGTGGACGTTCTGCTCCTGGACAAGACCGGAACCATCACGCTCGGCAACCGCATGGCAACCGCCTTCCTGCCGGCTCCCGGCGTTGCCGCGGAGCACCTGGCGAATGCGGCTCAACTGGCCTCTCTGGCGGACGAAACCCCCGAAGGCCGCAGCATCTCCGTATTGGCCAAGCAGCAGTTCAATCTCCGCCCACGAGACGTCGGCGATTCGCATGCCAAGTTCGTTCCCTTCACCGCTCAGACGCGCATGAGCGGAGTGGACTTTCCGTCGACAGATGGTCACGCGACGCGATCCATCCGCAAAGGGGCGTCCGAGGCGATTCGTCGGCATGTGGAGTCGCTGGGCGGAAGTTTTCCCAAGGAGATCAGCCAGGGCGTGGATGAGGTCTCCCGCGCAGGCGGGACGCCGCTGGTAGTGGCCGAGGGGCGCGAGGTGCTTGGGATCGTTCAGTTGAAGGACGTCGTCAAGGGCGGCATCAAGGATCGTTTCGCACAGCTGCGCCGAATGGGAATTCGGACGGTAATGGTGACGGGCGACAATCCCTTGACCGCAGCCGCCATCGCGGCGGAGGCCGGCGTCGACGACTTTATGGCGCAAGCCACTCCCGAGCAGAAGCTGCAGCGCATCCGCGATGAACAGGCGGGAGGCCACCTGGTTGCGATGACGGGAGACGGAACCAACGACGCCCCTGCCCTGGCCCAGGCCGATGTGGGTGTTGCCATGAACACTGGCACGCAAGCCGCTCGGGAAGCCGGGAACATGGTGGATCTCGATAGCAACCCCACCAAGCTCCTGGATATCGTCGAAATAGGAAAGCAGATGCTGATCACCAGGGGATCACTCACGACCTTCAGTATCGCTAACGACGTCGCGAAGTACTTCGCGATCATTCCGGCCATGCTCATGGTCACCTTTCCCGCGATCGCCCCCTTAAATGTCATGCACCTGCACAGCCCGACGAGCGCGATCCTAAGCGCCGTCATTTTCAACGCCCTGCTGATTGTCGCTCTGATCCCGCTAGCGCTACGCGGGGTCAAGTACACGCCCATCGGCGCGCTGGCAACTCTCCAACGCAACCTCTTGGTCTATGGTCTGGGCGGAGTCATCATGCCTTTCATCGGTATCAAGGCCGTCGATATGCTGATCACTGCAGTCAACCTCGTTTGACGTCTACTATGACTCACAGATTTCTCTCTGACCTTCGCGCAGGCATCCTCTCCACCCTCATCTTGGGCGTGGCTTGCTGTGGCTTGTATCCGCTCATCGTATTCGGAATCGGGAAGGCTCTATTTCCCGACCAAGCGGCCGGCAGCCTGATCCGTGACCAGACCGGGCTTATTCGCGGCTCAAAGTTGCTTGGCCAGAATTTCAGCGGGGAGGGATACTTTCACCCGCGGCCCTCGGTAGCCGGCCATGGCTACGATGCCGCCAACTCCGGCGGCAGCAACCTGGGTCCGACGTCACGAAAGCTCCATGACGCACTTAAGGTGCGGGCGGACACCTATCGAAAGCGGAACGGGCTGCCATCCACGGATGCCGTTCCGGCCGACGCCGTGACGGCCTCCGCCAGCGGCCTAGACCCTCATATTTCGCTTCAGAACGCGGCGCTACAAGCGCGCCGCGTCGCGAGGGCCCGTCAGCTCGAGTTGCAGAAAGTCCTGGGTCTCGTTCGCGAGAACACCGATGGCCCGGACCTCGGTATCCTAGGGGAACCCGGAGTGAATGTGCTAAAGCTGAACCTGGCGTTGGATGCGATTAGCGCCACTCGATGAACCAGGGAAAACCAGACAGGTCTGGACACGCCAAGGGGCAGGACGAGAGAATGGTGCCCTATGGACCGCGGTGGCACGACACCGCTGTTCCTTCACGCCGCCTGATCCCCGACCACGCACCCATTCACCGAGGAAGCCGAGGTGCCACTCCGTCGCGCGCAGGAAAAGCGGAGACATGTCTCCGCACTCCACAGAGCCACACTTCTTCGCAAGTCACTGGAGAGCAAGAACGCTCTATGGACCGCGGTGGCACGACACCGCTGTTCCTTCACGTCACTTTATGCCCCCGGATTCAGCCAATCACATGCGGCACTCCCCTGATCCTTCTGGCCCGCCTCCGCCATCCCAAGAAAGCTTGCCTTTTAAACTCCATCCGGTGGACTTGGCATGAGCGAAATGTCTGACGACGATCGACGAAACCCGGATGCGCTTTTAGCTTCCATCAAGCGCGAGGAAGCCCAACGAAAGCGCGGACGGCTCAAAGTGTTCCTGGGAATGTGTCCCGGTGTCGGCAAGACGTTCGCCATGCTGGAGGCAGGCCATCGGGAATTAAAGGCAGGTCGCGATGTGGTCGTGGGCCATGTCGAAACGCATCAACGTCAGGAGACCGATTCGTTGGTAAGCGGACTGCCTCAGGTTCCCCATCTGGAGCTCGAATATCGCGGGATGCGACTACACGAGCTTAACTTGGATGAGCT encodes the following:
- the kdpA gene encoding potassium-transporting ATPase subunit KdpA, which gives rise to MGTSGWIQLTLFVIVLAAVTKPMGLYLVQALDADGKTWFDRILRPVERLTYRAMGMDARQEQDWKQYTFAMLVFSLVGCLFTYAILRLQHLLPLNPQGFGALSEDLAFNTAVSFTTNTNWQSYGGETTLSYLSQMVGLTFHNFVSAATGIAIAAALVRGISRHSASTLGNFWVDLVRTTYYLLLPMCVVFAAVLISQGMIQNFEPYTTAKLTETYTVQVPKSDDRGLPVMIDQIVEEQTIVQGPMASQVAIKMLGTNGGGYVNANAAHGFENPTPLSNFLQMLSIFVIGSGLTYYLGRMVKNQKHGWTVWATMMVLFLTGTMACWWAESAGNPIHHQLGLASSDGNMEGKEVRFGIFNSALFATVTTAASCGAVNSMHDSFTPLGGFVPLFNMQLGEIIIGGVGAGLYGMLVFVVLAVFIAGLMVGRTPEYLGKRIEAYEVKMAMLTLLILAVSILGLSSWAAVSAWGTAGLNNQGPHGLGEMLYAFSSATANNGSAFAGLTANTVWYNTTLGLAMLIGRFAMIVPILGLAGSLGRKKISPPSAGTFPVSGGTFMILLLGTVLLVGALNFLPALALGPVVEHFLMHQGKLF
- the kdpF gene encoding K(+)-transporting ATPase subunit F — translated: METMLLGSVALLLFVYLFTAMVQPEKF
- a CDS encoding TonB-dependent siderophore receptor — translated: MLNLINDREEAEGSSLLTRRCGSPALAFLTTLSAAALCPYASSGQGTSSLVGSRPASGTATGTNGPSVLPEVVVKGEQDPGYKPESVASPKIVTALRDTPQTVNVVPRQVIEDQNATTLRDVLRNVPGISFQAGEGGVPAGDQLTIRGFAARTDLFVDGVRDVGGYTRDAFNVEQVEIFKGPNSTYSGRGSTGGSVNMVAKTPKLNPFYGGSLSYGSDDYYRGTLDFNQPIPQLSKLGLEGAAFRLNGLYHDQDFAGRDWIHDHRWALNPTLALGLGTRTRAVLSYLHLQENNLAGYGLPFVSSRNNPYGGRSAVGRIAPLPYDSFLGLVDRDFEDLVNDIAGLRFEHDFTDTVKLQNQTRYGRTDRDSVITAPRIIRNPTADPLYGPYDLGSGRVVTGSDGALYGLNHEFQSRDQVTDVFSNQTDLRTEFETGKLGHTLVTSFEYSHETEANYLRSSTVGTAFPYPAQLSNPLSPSSSDLFHPYFRTGARNQAIVDAAGLSVFDTIELSEKWLFTAGLRGDVFSTTYHQRATNGVTTTLARTDIEPTWRSGLVYKPLPHGSVYFGYGTSFNPSAEGLTLAANNAILDPELGRSYELGTKWDLFRERLSVSAAVFRTDKDNYRNTDPITSVVSTTGKVRVQGIELGVSGRVTERWSIYGGYAFMDSEILKSSTVTTYDGVAIREQGHRLNNTPEQTASISTTYELPWRFTLGTGVFFVDERFSHNVEKQSVAGYWLQDGFVSWKANDHIDIRVNVSNLWDKEYIDRVGGGHAIPGAGRSAILTASFKF
- a CDS encoding TonB family protein, with protein sequence MTSTQLHSKSTSTGPERRQLSCHPEDADWSAIFTLVLWLFVSGVAGMGAWLSYPTPLPPAPPRAPVQAEFLSVELTTEPLPSPELPASPPPAAMPPTLPQKSMPVPAPAAIAVAEPSPAIAFPIPVEGPVRVVNAAQASLVRQAPVVTPTATPAVPVSVPAVQQLQYGQGEGRQPAPEYPMTARRQGQQGTVGVRFTVGPDGHVVAAEAIRPAPWPILTQAALRTVRDRWKFRPGPLRLYEVSIRFELAP
- the kdpB gene encoding potassium-transporting ATPase subunit KdpB, whose translation is MTSKPTSLLDWKIVGPAIGDSFVKLDPRLMIKNPVMFVTMVEAALTTVSIFTSSDERGFVAQLAVWLWFTVLFANFAEAVAEGRGKAQAESLRKARKETTARRLRNGREEAIPAPSLMKGDIVVCETGDVIPADGDVIEGIATVDEAAITGESAPVIRESGGDRSAVTGGTRVLSDRILIRVTMERGQGFLDRMIGLVEGAQRQKTPNEIALTILLAALTFIFLLVCVTLKPFGIYSGAVFSAPVLIALLVCLIPTTIGGLLSAIGIAGMDRVLQRNVLAMSGRAVEAAGDVDVLLLDKTGTITLGNRMATAFLPAPGVAAEHLANAAQLASLADETPEGRSISVLAKQQFNLRPRDVGDSHAKFVPFTAQTRMSGVDFPSTDGHATRSIRKGASEAIRRHVESLGGSFPKEISQGVDEVSRAGGTPLVVAEGREVLGIVQLKDVVKGGIKDRFAQLRRMGIRTVMVTGDNPLTAAAIAAEAGVDDFMAQATPEQKLQRIRDEQAGGHLVAMTGDGTNDAPALAQADVGVAMNTGTQAAREAGNMVDLDSNPTKLLDIVEIGKQMLITRGSLTTFSIANDVAKYFAIIPAMLMVTFPAIAPLNVMHLHSPTSAILSAVIFNALLIVALIPLALRGVKYTPIGALATLQRNLLVYGLGGVIMPFIGIKAVDMLITAVNLV
- a CDS encoding Fe2+-dependent dioxygenase; translation: MLLTIPEVLNGDQVKQARQLLDQADWVDGKVTAGHQSAKAKDNVQIPEGHPIAAQLGEMILGALGRHSVFLSAALPLRVFPPLFNRYSGGQSFGTHVDNAIRQVPGTAHRIRTDLSATLFFAGPEEYDGGELCVEDTYGVQRVKLPPGYLVLYPSTSLHHVTPVTRGARVCSFFWIQSMVRDDGHRSLLFDLDLSVQRLSRDLAGNATAEQTAVQLTGVYHNLLRQWAEL
- a CDS encoding PepSY domain-containing protein; the encoded protein is MMLRKLLFWAHLVVGVVAGVVILMLCVTGAAIAFEKEAIGFGEAGLRRVEPIPGIKPLSVDAMLRRAELDRPGKKPTSLAVSFDPGQAVVLSYGRYESAYMNPYTGAMVDPGAAGTRSLMRVLTDWHRWLGRDDQGRSVGKAITGAANVAFLFLAISGLILWVPRKWSIESIKSVVHFRWQARGKARDWNWHTVVGFWLSPVLIVLTLTGMVISYRWASDLLHRVAGSPPPPAAAGPGGPAGAGAVTVGKPEVPTQPLTYAALAAIAQQAVPQWDLLTLRLGSNDRRGGGAPSADRGGSARGPREGEGKGEASKGPDNVPAVNFSLRERGALPQYGSVQLWLDPYTGAVLKREGYAEFNSGRKLRMWFRFLHTGEALGMVGKFVAALASLGGAVLVWTGFALAWRRFRSRRENSAVANGPPDALRENL